From the genome of Falco naumanni isolate bFalNau1 chromosome 24, bFalNau1.pat, whole genome shotgun sequence:
CCCATGCGGCGCTTGCGGCAAGATGGCGCCGGCCGGGGGGACGACGGCGCTGCTGCGGGCGGTGGTCGGCGGCCtgcggggcccggggcggccgcTGTGGGCTCGGGTGAGGGACGCTTAGGCGGCGATGCTGCATGCGGCGGTGACATGTGGCACCGGGGGtcctgcggggggggggggggcacgggggggggtGATGGCACGGCGCTGTGTGACGTCATAGCCGGGCCGGCGCTGGTGACACCGGTGCCGCTCCGCCCCCCGTAGCACACCGGCCTCAAACAAGGAGCCGGTGTGATGTCACGGTGGCTGCGGTGGCCCAGcccccagggtgggcagggagggggcagcacCCCGTGACGTCACTGCCATGGGTATGACGTCACACCGCCCCCATACCAGGAcgccccccagctctgcagcacccaggcagcGACTAAGGCCCCCCCGACACCCCCGTCCCCCTACCAGGAGAAGCCGTGGGCGTACCTGGAGAGTGAAGgtattggggggggggaatttggggggggacacacacggtctggggggtgtccccagcccctcctcccCTCAAAACCCACCCCGTCCCTCTCCCACGCAGAGTACCGTGCGACCTACGGTGACAAGCCCGTCTGGCACGGCTACCGCCGCAACCACAAAGGTGCCATCCCACCCCAGCGCACCCGCAAGACCTGCTTGGTGAGGCACTGGGAGCGACTGGGAGGGGGGCGCTGGGAGGGGGGCgctgggagggggaggggggcacccctgaaacatgtttttcttccccttcccagcGCAAGGGGAAGCTGGTGGGAAACCCCTGCCCCATCTGCCGCGATCACAACCTCCATGTGGATTTCCGGGTAGGTTGGGGGTGGGGCAGGATTTGGGAGGGCTCCCCTCCCCCACACACTCTCTGCTTCCcccattttcctcctcctctcccgttttcctcctttttctccctccattTCGTCTTTGCCCACCTTTTCCTCCCTGTAGAATGTGAAGCTCCTGGACCAGTTTATCTGCCCCCACTCAGGCATCATCTTCCACC
Proteins encoded in this window:
- the MRPS18B gene encoding 28S ribosomal protein S18b, mitochondrial isoform X2; translated protein: MAPAGGTTALLRAVVGGLRGPGRPLWARDAPQLCSTQAATKAPPTPPSPYQEKPWAYLESEEYRATYGDKPVWHGYRRNHKGAIPPQRTRKTCLRKGKLVGNPCPICRDHNLHVDFRNVKLLDQFICPHSGIIFHPTYTGLLWLQVPYVPVPQEDFSNRHPAVGKTPPAPMLAPGHPWYPWYEWQPPPAADIARMRRLYKDYLKEKEPPPAVGTPMDTPPAPCVEPRGE
- the MRPS18B gene encoding 28S ribosomal protein S18b, mitochondrial isoform X1 codes for the protein MAPAGGTTALLRAVVGGLRGPGRPLWARDAPQLCSTQAATKAPPTPPSPYQEKPWAYLESEEYRATYGDKPVWHGYRRNHKGAIPPQRTRKTCLRKGKLVGNPCPICRDHNLHVDFRNVKLLDQFICPHSGIIFHPTYTGVCMRQHKLLSKAITQAQEHGLLWLQVPYVPVPQEDFSNRHPAVGKTPPAPMLAPGHPWYPWYEWQPPPAADIARMRRLYKDYLKEKEPPPAVGTPMDTPPAPCVEPRGE